From Rhododendron vialii isolate Sample 1 chromosome 7a, ASM3025357v1:
GGTTTATGAACTTATGGATACAGATTTGCATCAGATTATCAAGTCCTCTCAAGCACTTACAAATGACCATTGCCAGTATTTCCTCTTCCAGGTATATTAATCAACTAACGGGATTGAAACTGTGGATACACTGTCTATAGATGTAGTAAATGATTTATGCACAGTGAACGATCTGTATTTTAGGAAGATTCTGCGGCATTGTATTCAAGTGATGGACTGTTCTGTGGATGATCAAAACCTATAACCTTTTTGGCTAAGATTCATCATATATTAGGTTCAAGAGATTAATAACTTTGACCTCTGCTGGTTAATGGCCTTTGTAGCATTCATTATAAATGTCAAGCTGTGATGTCTTGCACTATGGAACACCCGTGCTCTCATTCGCATCGTAGTGATGCTGGTGTAGGAATGATGCAATGGGTATATGCAGATTCTATCTTGTTCCAGATTTGCTCACATTAAATGGAGGTTAGATCAGTTGTCAGAATTCAGAAGTGGGTGTGTACGTTGAAACAATAGTGCTTTGTATGTTTTTCATTCCAGTGTTACCTCATTTATGGGTCACAGTCAAATTACTTGCATATATATGAAACGAAGCTAGAATTATTCTGACTGGCATCTTTGAAATTGgagttgtggtgtggtttgataaTAAAATCCAACTACTGATACTTCATGGCATTTTCATTCTTTTGCTTTGAGGCTTTTTTCATTGTAAAGCTGATCTAAGTCGCTCTGTGCAGTTGCTTCGAGGACTGAAGTATCTCCACTCAGCAAACATTCTTCATCGCGACTTGAAGCCCGGGAACCTTCTCATCAACGCAAACTGTGACCTCAAAATATGTGACTTTGGGCTTGCACGCACCAGCAGTGGCAAAGGCCAGTTCATGACCGAGTATGTTGTCACCCGCTGGTACCGGGCCCCAGAGCTTCTCCTCTGTTGCGACAACTATGGGACCTCAATCGACGTTTGGTCCGTCGGATGCATATTTGCTGAGCTTCTTGGTCGCAAACCCATATTTCCGGGCACAGAATGTCTCAACCAACTCAAGTTGATAGTGAACATCCTTGGAAGCCAGACAGAAGACGACCTCGAATTCATTGATAACCCAAAAGCGAGAAGGTATATCAAATCGCTACCTTATTCTCATGTGGCCCCCTTGTCTCGCCTTTACCCAAATGCCCATCCTTTGGCGATTGATCTGTTACAGAAGATGCTTGTCTTTGATCCATCAAAGAGGATTAGTGTTACTGAAGCACTCCAACACCCTTATATGTCTCCGCTATACGATCCAACCTGCGATCCTCCGGCACAGGTTCCGATCGATCTTGATATAGATGAGGATTTAGGGGAAGAAATGATAAGGGAGATGATGTGGGAGGAAATGTTGAACTACCATCCTGTAGTTGCCACGGCCAGTATGGAGGCAAACTAAAGACCTTCTCTTTCTCGGTTTTACGGAGAAGCTTTGAAGGTATTGTTGTACTAGTACACTAATAACTTAGCTCTtgatgtattttttattccGTTTCCCATTTTCTTCATGCCCTTTAGTTTTAATAATGTTGATAATGATGCATTAGCAGTTTGTGCTGTTCGATGCATAACACTTCCATCTTCTTGTGGAGCTTGTTTATCTCTCGAGCTCTTTATGTCACGTTGCTTCTGTAGGTTGTATATAGTTGTGCCTTTGTATTTGGGACCTCTTCGATGTAAATTAAATTAAGATGTACGAGCTGTGGTGATACTATTGtggtaattttgtatttttgaagctctcttcttcttccactgGAGTATTGAACTTTTGCTTTTTCACATATTCCTGCAATGCACAAGCTCCTATTCATTCAATCATGTACATGTGCTCTTTAGATTTCTATGTATGCGTTTTGATGCttatttttatatatgtatgtgaATGCGGTGGCATATTGTACTGCATTTAGAACAAGCCTGGAAATTTTGGAATTTGGCGTTGGCAACTTTTTGCATGTACTTTGTTCGAATTTCGGATTGCTCATCATTCGTCACATGGATTCCACTGCGAGGAGAGTTGATCTCTTGATGGAAACTCATGACAACGGACGTAGGAAATTGACTTTGCCACAATCTAGAAATGATGTCTTGTTTGGTAAGTTACTTTAGACGTAAAAGCAACTTAGCAGGCAACTGTCCAGTGACTAAAGAAGCCAAAAtccttcttcttgttttctgaaaatttgTTTGGAGTTTGAAAAATACACGAGATTGCATGTTGGTGATGAGATTGTATGACAGTTGTAATAGGCATGTTGGAGAGAAGCCAAATTCCACTTGTTTCTATGGTCTAATGTGGACCTGTATGAAGCCATCTGAAGTCAGAGGTGACATTGTGAAATATTCAGATGATACGTAACTGTTCTGAAAATGTATCGCCGTgatggaaaaatggaaaaaaaatcacctgATGTTTCTAATTTCATGTACCATCGTATCGAACAATGTTTAAGATTGTTTTTAACACTTGTAATAAATACCCCATACATTGCGTATTGAGTTCATTGAGATCTAGATTAAGTTAATTGGGAGAGAGACACAATTACTGTTTGGGAGATAAAGGGAAAGGAAACGGACGGGGAATACTTGGTTCCTATGTGTAGAAGCTAGAAGTCGGTAAAATGCGAATTCAGTTTATGTTTAAAGTGGTTAGAATTCGTTGTCGTAAGTTCATAACTCTCTTTTGCTTCCTATCTGAAACCTCCTAGTTTTGAAGAAGAACGAATATTGTAATATAAGGGGAAGTACTCCCGAAACATCTCCTCAATCCGCAAGGATAGTGAAAGTTTGTCTCTGCCTCAATCTGTAAAGATAGTGAAGTTTGTCTCTGCGTTTTCTCCTTAGTGGGTAATTGCTTGCTCTATGCATTGGATCTGGGCATAAGTTCCAGGAACCTGACGACAAAGGTGCCGATATTTGCTCAATAATATGACTTTCCGCAAGGTTTGGTCACTTAAATAAGTGGTAGAATTTTAATCACAGATCTTTGGATCCACCTGGAGTTAGAAGGATAATTGAAAACGATATTTGGGCTATAAACGATCCCCAAATTGACAAGTTTGTTTGGCATCCAATATCTCTACTAAGAATCTAAGGTCTGTCTAGGAGTGCAAGTGTAGCTTTTCTTCTGTTTCTAGCCTTTGCTTGTAATTCGGGCTGGGTATATTTTCGTTGTGAGGTGATAGGTTCCTTGTTGCTATGGACATGCCCTAGGGATTTGTAGATTGTGTTCTTTTTTGGGTTCTCTTTATGATGTAGTTGTTATTTTCTAGGCTGAACTACACCAAATATGCTTGTTAAGGTCCCTGTTACACCTGTTGGACTCGTATCTAATGGACCCATACCTTTAACCATGCCCCGGATTCTTaatttgcatttgtttcattcaaatcttttctttcctttttcagttttttggaATGGTGGTTAAGGGTGTCTGggccagcttacgtgcacctcgaaTAATCCTCTGCCAAGTCCGGTCAAAGACAGATCATCCATGCCGAGACTAGGAAAGTCACAAGAAAATACTTTCTTGTCCTTGTGGCCTAACCCCAGGAATTGAACTCTGGACAATTGTATGAGAAGGACACCCACCAACCATCCGGACTAACCCTTTGGGGTtgtttcattgaaatctttgttcactcattacaacaaaaactaaagaaagaaatggaccTCATGAGAAGCTTCCTTTGGGAAGAAGTAATCATATCATATGGTCATAAAGATGAGATTGAGAACCAAATCACTGAAAGTTTATGGGGTTCTCTTCGTCAGATGGACCTCCCCCTTAATTACCTTATTTATCTGGAGCATACGTTTTCATGTTAGCAGCTAATGGTGGGCTGCTttgataaaagttttttttttcaatggttTGTGGTTTGGACTGTGTATGACTGATGAAGATTAGCTTCGACGGTGGCGAGGTTTGAACCCGATAGAAGGCTTGCCGGACTAAACCTGTCACCATTGAatgaaattctagagagagagaggggatcaCAAATGAGGCCGATATCGAGTATGAATAGGATCTTCTCTAGTCGGATTTACTTTAATGCCggcctctctttttctctttaatacGAGAGTTAAAGCCGTTATCTTGCTAAAACTAGATTTTGGTATCATTGACACCTTTTGTTGTAAATTCCTAAAACTGTTAATAGTTGCGAAACGTTAGCATCCTActattgttgtttcttttttttctttttccttttttttttatcattcctACTATTATTGTTATTGTTCTTACATTTTTTAGTGTCCTATTTGCTGGATGGATAGTGGAACATTGATCCCAAAAATCGTGCAGATGAAGACcaaacaaaattttccaattttgacCTTCGGGGTAAGCCTCTTGGATGTACTTATTGTACTTTTACGTATTTGTTACTCTAAATACTCTTTCCCCCCTCCCCGACTGTACACCGAGGATTAATCGATTTATTCCATTGGAAGGTGTGCACATGAGTTGATTTCTAATCATTGATATTTACTTTATTTGTTCGGGTCTTTAAATCTACTCCGTGCATAGCACGGGCTCTATGCTAGTAGGAGTTGGGGGAGCTGCCTGCTGTCTAGGCCAAGGGGACTgtgctccggtctcgctccaatgatcggaaacgttcacttcatagagctcgtcgagttgaacaagtatgtaaaaaatcagctcaatcggatatcattaaatgcctAATCAaaacctttttgtcttgaaaagaatggatccaaaacactagatcaaatctactagaacccattattggcaagttatatgtgttccgatcagacacttaatgatatccgatcaaactgattttttacatactagttcaactcgacgagctcta
This genomic window contains:
- the LOC131334369 gene encoding mitogen-activated protein kinase homolog NTF3, producing the protein MATPVEPPNGIKSPGKHYYSMWQTLFEIDTKYVPIKPIGRGAYGIVCSSVNRETNEKVAIKKIHNAFDNRIDALRTLRELKLLRHLRHENVIALKDVMMPIHRRSFNDVYMVYELMDTDLHQIIKSSQALTNDHCQYFLFQLLRGLKYLHSANILHRDLKPGNLLINANCDLKICDFGLARTSSGKGQFMTEYVVTRWYRAPELLLCCDNYGTSIDVWSVGCIFAELLGRKPIFPGTECLNQLKLIVNILGSQTEDDLEFIDNPKARRYIKSLPYSHVAPLSRLYPNAHPLAIDLLQKMLVFDPSKRISVTEALQHPYMSPLYDPTCDPPAQVPIDLDIDEDLGEEMIREMMWEEMLNYHPVVATASMEAN